Below is a window of Yersinia kristensenii DNA.
ATTGGTTGCGGCAGGGGTGATCATAATCACACCCTCATCTTCATAAATATCTGAAGCAGGCTGAGTTGAAGAGGAGCACAGGTGGCCAATAACGTAACGAATACCATCGTTAATCACTTTGTTGGCGACAGCTACGGCTTGTTTCGGGTCGCAAGCATCATCATATTCCACACCGACCAGCTTATCGCCATTAATTCCGCCTTTGGCATTGATATCAGCAATCGCCTGACGTGCACCGGTAAATTCCATGTCACCGTATTGGGCAACCGGGCCGGACATCGCGCCAACAATGGCAACTTTGATGTCTTTCGCCAGCACAGAATGGCTCATCGCCATTGCTATACACCCAGCCAGCAACATTTTACCTTTTGTTAATTTCATCCGCGAATTCCCCATCTGTCATTGTGAACGTGCTTGTTGTGTTGGTCTTAACGTTTTATAGCGCCGTAACGTTTTATTCATAAGTAATAATGATTTAGTCTCAAAAGTGATGCTTTTTTCTAATAAGACTTTATTTTTCATGCCATTAAACAGGAGTTTTATGCTGCAAATCAACTAAGACAAGCAGAAACAAGCGGTGTAAACAGCATAAAATTAGGATTAAATTGAATGGGTTTTGCACAAATGCTAGTGAGTTGTGCTGGTTATGTGATCATTTACTCTGTTAAAACTCGGAAAATGCAGTAGCGAAAAAACATTTTCCCCCATGAACGTACAGAAAAACTTACACAACTCTCTGACCTATGATCTAGTACAATAAACCACAGCCTTATAACCCTCACATTTCTGTGGTTTATTGACGATGAAACTGACTATTGAACGTTTAACAAACCTTACTCATCAGGACCTTATCGATTTAGCTAAAATTTGGCCTGAGCAGCAACAAACCTATTGGTTGCAATGGATTAATGACGGCAAGCCGCTCTTCGCTGCGCGATTTAATGAGCGTCTATTAGGTGCAGTGAAAGTGATTGTCGATGGCCAACAGGCCGAGCTTGAGGATTTGTGTGTCAGGGAAGTGACGCGTCGGCGCGGCGTGGGGCTTTATCTCATTGAAGAAACATTGCGTCAGCTAGCGGAAGTGAAACACTGGCAATTGAAGGACGATCAGGTGGCAAGCACAAACCGTAAAGCTGTGGATGGCTTTATGCATGCCTGCGGTTTTAGCCGTGGCACGCAGAACTGGCAGCGGTAGCGGATTAAACAGCCCGCTCATAATTATTTACCATATATGATGGGCGGGTAAAAATTGCAGCAGCCACGCTATCCGGCGAGGATCCACTACTCACAGCTTCATTTTGCCCAGCGAAACTTGCCATATTTTCAGCTAATAACTCCGTTGCAGTGCCGTGATGGAGGGTAATGCAATCAAAACCTCCGCTAAGATCCAATAAACTTTCAGCAAAATTGAAGTCAGCAGGAACATAATAATCATTACCCTCCCCCATTTTTGCCCT
It encodes the following:
- the panM gene encoding aspartate 1-decarboxylase autocleavage activator PanM; translation: MKLTIERLTNLTHQDLIDLAKIWPEQQQTYWLQWINDGKPLFAARFNERLLGAVKVIVDGQQAELEDLCVREVTRRRGVGLYLIEETLRQLAEVKHWQLKDDQVASTNRKAVDGFMHACGFSRGTQNWQR